The following is a genomic window from Micromonospora cathayae.
GCGCGGCGAACGCGGTCGCCGGGTCGAGGCCGAGGCCCTGGCAGAAGGCGACCACCCGTTCGGCCTCCGGGTCGCTGGCCCAGTCGCCGCGCACCCAGCGGTTGATGGTCTGGCGGGAGACGCCGGTGCGGCGGGAGACCTCGGTACCACTCCAGGCCCGGGTCGCCCGCGCGTCGTCGAGCGCCCGGCGCACGAAGGCCGCGAAGGCGATCTTGCGCGCGGGGGCGTGGGCGTGGTCGGTCACCTGAAGACGGTACGACCAGCCGATCCGGCCAACGTTGTGAGGCGCGCTCTTGTCACGCGCAAGTGACAACTTCTTCGCGTTGCCCTTGCCTGTCAACTGCCGCTCTACCTGTGTAAATGGCAGAAAAGCTGGGGCTGGGTGTGGCGGCAAACACATAGGAAGCTGTTATTGTCACGCCCATGGGACAACTTTCGGTGTGTCGTGGGTGGGAGCCGGCCGCTTCCCGCCCGGGCCGCGCGCCCGGTACGAGGGAGGTGTGGTGACCGAACTCGCAACCCGTGCCGGGGCCGCCGGCCTGATCGCGGACGGGATGGCCGCGGGTCCGCGCCCGCACCGGACCGGAGCCGTCGGATGAGCCCCTTCTTCGCGGTGTTCCTGGTCCTGCTGCTCGGCTCGACCAGCTATGCGGCCGGCCGGCTGCACGGGCAGCTCAGCTACCGGATCGGATACCGGTTCGGCTACCGGCAGGGCTACTTCGACGGCGACCGGGGGGCCTGGAACCGGCGACGCCGGGGAGCGCAGGCGGCCCTGGCGTCGGCGCTCGCGGTGCCACCCGGACGCGGGTGGCCGGAGTCGAGACCCGCCCCGCCGGCCACGTACCACGGTGCCCCGGCCAACCGGACGGGCACCACCTACACCGGCTCGGCGTTCGCGCCGGCCGGGGCCACCGGTACCCGTCCGGCCGGCCTGACCACCGCAGGACGCCAGCCGATGGCGGCCCTCGGAGGCGGCCAGCCCGTCGTGGCCGTCGGCGTGAGCCAGTCGACCGTGACCGTCGGCGGACGGTACCCGACCGGGACACTGGCCGGCCGGCGCGGCTGAGCCGACCGGAGGCCGCTCGGCGGCCCCGGTGCGTCCCGGCGGGACGCACCGTGGGCCCGCGTCGCACCAGCCGACGCGGGCGTACCGGCCGGGGTGCGCGCAGGGGGCATGCATCCCGGCCGGTATCCGCCCCGAACAGTGTGTTCATCCCCCACTCGATTGAGATCCATCGTCAGCTCTAGCCGGAAGCGGCGGGGCGGCGCTAGCGTCTAGTCATGGTCCGGGGTTCTCCCGGGCCAGCCGGCCAGCCCGGATCTGCGACCTCGCGCACGGGGCCCGCATCCGACCCCGTGTCCCCGGGCACCGGAGGAGGCGGAACGCGGGTGGCGGGTGCCCATCCGTCGGAGCAGGCCTGTGACGACTCGTCGTACCCCCGCCGGTGGCGATCAGACCCCGGCCGCGACCAGCACCACCCGCCGGACGACCCGGAGCCGCCGTACGGCCACGGGCACCGCCGAGCCCGGGGAGCCCCGACCAGAGGTCTTCGTCCTGGACACCTCGGTCCTGCTGTCCGACCCGGCGGCGTTCCACCGGTTCGCCGAACACGAGGTGGTCCTCCCGCTCGTGGTGATCTCCGAACTCGAGGGCAAGCGACACCATCCGGAGCTGGGCTGGTTCGCCCGGCAGTCGCTGCGCATGCTCGACGAGCTGCGGATCGTCCACGGCCGGCTGGACCTCCCGGTGCCCGCCAACGAGCAGGGCGGCTCGTTGCGGATCGAGTTGAACCACACCGACGACCGGGTGCTCCCGCCCGGGTTCCGTACCGAATCCAACGACGCCCGGATCCTGTCCGTGGCGCTCAACCTGGCCGCCGAGGGACGGCAGGTCATCCTGGTCAGCAAGGACATGCCGTTGCGGGTCAAGGCCGCCTCGGTCGGGCTGCGCGCCGACGAGTACCGGCACGGCCAGGCCAGCGACCCCACCTGGACCGGGATGGCCGAGCTGGAGGTGGCCGAGGAGCAGATCGGTCAGCTCTACGCCGGTGAGGCGCTCGACCTGGACGCCGCCGCCGGGCTGCCCTGCCACACCGGCCTGGTGCTGCACTCCGGCAACGGGTCGGCGCTGGGGCGGGTACTGCCGGACAAGACCGTCCGGCTGGTCCGGGGCGACCGGGACGCGTTCGGGCTGCGCGGTCGCTCGGCCGAGCAGCGGATCGCGCTGGACCTGCTGCTGGACGAGTCGGTCGGCATCGTCTCGCTGGGCGGCCGGGCCGGC
Proteins encoded in this region:
- a CDS encoding XRE family transcriptional regulator, with the translated sequence MTDHAHAPARKIAFAAFVRRALDDARATRAWSGTEVSRRTGVSRQTINRWVRGDWASDPEAERVVAFCQGLGLDPATAFAALGWDRTTTARPRPDAPPMDPDVEALLRRLVDPTVSDAEKFHIRETVRYLAYRPPLPVDARNTDKRAS
- a CDS encoding PhoH family protein, with the protein product MTTRRTPAGGDQTPAATSTTRRTTRSRRTATGTAEPGEPRPEVFVLDTSVLLSDPAAFHRFAEHEVVLPLVVISELEGKRHHPELGWFARQSLRMLDELRIVHGRLDLPVPANEQGGSLRIELNHTDDRVLPPGFRTESNDARILSVALNLAAEGRQVILVSKDMPLRVKAASVGLRADEYRHGQASDPTWTGMAELEVAEEQIGQLYAGEALDLDAAAGLPCHTGLVLHSGNGSALGRVLPDKTVRLVRGDRDAFGLRGRSAEQRIALDLLLDESVGIVSLGGRAGTGKSALALCAGLEAVMERRRHKKVVVFRPLYAVGGQELGYLPGSESEKMSPWAQAVFDTLGAVVHENVMEEVTSRGMLEVLPLTHIRGRSLHDAFVIVDEAQSLERGVLLTVLSRIGQGSRVVLTHDVAQRDNLRVGRHDGVTAVIETLKGHPLFAHVTLTRSERSPIAAMVTDLLEDIPH